The Streptomyces sp. NBC_00659 genomic interval CGTACCAGGGCGGCGAGCTGGTCGCTGCGCTCGCCCACCCCCGGGACACCCGCCAGACCGTCGCGGAGACGGTCGCTGATGATCACGGCGAAGGTGGAACCGAGGACCGCGACACCGGTGCTCACGCCGAGTTGCCGGAAGGTGCCGCTGACACCCGAGGCCATCCCGGAGCGGGAGAAGTCGACGACGCCCACCGCGGTGGAGGCGAGCGGCGGGTTCACCAGACCGGCGCCGACACCGCCCAGCACCAGGCCGGGGATGAAGTGCTCCCAGCCGGTGTTCTCGTCGACCCCGCCCATCAGCAGCAGGGCCGCGCCGACCATGAGCAGCCCGACGCCGATCAGGAAGCGGGCCGGGATCTTCGCGCTGACGCGGCCGGCCACCAGTGAGGCCACCAGCATCGACAGTGAGGCGGCCAGCAGTCGTACACCGGTCTCCAGGGACGAGTACTGGAGCACTTCCTGGAAGTAGATGGCCAGGAAGAGGAACATCGCGAACAGCGAGCCGTTCATGGAGAACGCCGCGATGGACCCGCCGACGAAGGTCGGGATGCGGAACAGCTTCAGGTCGAACATCGGCTGCTCGACCCGTGATTCGACCACGAGGAAGGCCAGTAGCAGCACGGCGCCGACGATCAGGAACGTCAGCGCGCGTGAATCGCTCCAGCCGTCCTCACCGGCGAGGATCAGCCCGTAGACGAGGGTGGCCAGGCCCGCGGTGAGCAGGACGAAGCCGGGCCAGTCCAGCCGGCGGGCGAACGGCGACTTGGCCTCGTCCACCCGCAGCGAGATGATCAGGGCGACCAGGATGCCGACCGGCACGTTGATCAGGAAGATCCCCCGCCAGCTGATGCCGCTGGAGATGAGACCGCCGGCCACCGGGCCGATCGCGGAGGCGAGACCGGTGACCATGCCCCAGACTCCGAACGCCATGCCGCGTTCCTTGCCCTCGAAGCCGCCCGCGAGCAGTGCCAGGCCGGTCGCGAACATCACCGAGCCGCCGACGCCCTGGAGGACCCGGGCGAGGACCAGCATCAGCGGCGACTGCGCCATGCCGCACAGCAGCGACGCGAGCGTGAAGAGGACGACGCCGATCGAGTAGAGCCGCTTGCGGCCGAACCGGTCCGCGATCGTCCCGCTCGTCAGCAGCAGGGCCGCCAGCGCCAGCGCGTAACCGTCGATCACCCACTGGAGGTCGGCGAAGCTGGCCTCCAGGTCTTTCTGGATGTCGGGCATCACGACGTAGACGATGGTGGTGTCGAGCAGGAGCATGAACGTCCCGCCACACACCCCCAGCAGCGTCCACCATTTCTTATGCATCTGGGTTCCTTCTGATTGTCGAGCGGATCGGTCGGGGAGCGCGGTGCTACCGAGGGGCGTCGGCCGGCGGGATGTTGTGGTTGTGCCGCAGCAGGTTCGCTGGGTCCCACACCGCCTTCAGCCGCTGCAGCCGCCGGTAGTCGTCGGGGGAGTAGGCCATGGCCACCTGGTCGGGGGTGGCGTGGGCGCCGTAGAGGAAGTTGAGGGACCGTCCGGTGGTGAGCGGCGCCAGGGTGTCGGTCAGTCGGGTGTGGGCGGTCTGGACGGTGTCGGCCGTTTCCGGCGTGACCCGGTTGAGCACCGCGAGCAGGTAGGCGGCGTTCCGGTTGCCGACGCTGTTCGCCGGCTCGGGCGCGCGGCCCATGGCACCGCCGAGTTGGCGCACCTCCACGATGCTGGTGACCGGTGCGTCGGGCCCGGTCAGGGACAGCACCCGGCGCACAGCGTCCGCGTCCAGCCCGCTGAGCATCGCGTTGGTGCCGCTGTACCCGGCGGGTGGGACCGGGTCGTTGTGGATGGTGCCGGACTCGGTGTACGGCAGGATCCGCACGGTGTCGGCCAGTCGTGGGCCGAGGGCGCGCAGCGGTGCGACCAGGCGCTCGCCCTCGCCTGCCTCGCCGAGGAAGGCGATGCGCACGTGGACCACGTACCGGCCTCGCAGCGGCGGGGGAAGCGACGGCAGATCGGGCAGCGGGACCAGCGCGAGCGAGGAGGTCATCTCCTCGGGGACACCGGTGGTCCAGTCCAGCCAGGCGTTCATGACCTCCTCGGCCAGGGAGCCGTCGAAGTACAGAGCGCCGCCGTACAGCCGTTCCACGGGTACCAGGCCGACGTCCATGCCGGTGACGATGCCGAAGTTGTCCCGGCCGCCGCGCAGCGCCCAGAAGAGCTCGGGTTCGTGGTCCGCGTCGATCTCCCGCAGCCGGCCGTCCACGGTGACGGCACTGATCTGCCGGACATGGTCGGCGGCGTACCCGAACCGGCGGGCCAGCAGGCCCAGGCCGCCCCCAAGGGTGTAGGCCACCGCGCCGACGTGCGGCGCACTGCCGCTGAGCGGCGCCAGCCCGTGCCGGGCGGCGGCGGTCACCACCTGCTGCCAGGTCACTCCCGCGCCCACCCGGGCGGTACGGGAGGCCGGGTCGATCCGCACCTCGTTCATCCGACGGGTGCTGATCAGCACGCCCGTCCGGGCGGGTAGGGCCGGACTGTGCCCGGTCGCCTGCACACCGACCGGCAGGCCGTGCGCGGCGGCGAACTCCACCGCGAGCCGTACGTCCTCGTCGTCGACGGCGCCGACCACCAGGGCCGGGGCATGTGGCCGGAAGGTCTGGTAGCGGACGCGTTCCTCGTCGTAGCCGTCGTCGCCCGCAGCCAGGACCGGGCCGCGTACGCTCCCGGCGAGTTTGCTCGTCGCCGCCTGGTCGCCCCACGGGGCGTCGGTCCGGGGGTGAGGAGTCACGCTGTGGGTTCCTTTCGTCGGACGGATGGCGGCGCCGTCGAGGACGGGGGTGGCATCGACGGCGCCGCCATCCGCTGTTCATGGTCGTGAGCGCTGAGCCAGAAGTCCAAGACCTAGTTTTTTGGTGCTGCCTAACTTTTGGTTATGGCGCGACGTCGCTGCGGGTATCCGCCGAGGTCCGAGGGCACCAGGGGCCGGACGACCCGCCGACGCCGACCGCCACCGCGAAGGCGTAGGCCGGGGTGACGACGTCGTGTACCACTGCGTACCGACCCCCCGCCCGGGCCCACAGGCCGTCGCCGTACGACCGGAGCCGGACGCGCCAGAAGAGACCGCCGTGCGCCTCGTGGCAGTCCGTCAGCGCCTTGAACGCGGCCTCCTTCGCGGCGAACAGACGCCGCAGCTGCTCCCGGCCGCCGTCCGGCCACAGCAGTTCCCGCTCGGTGTCGTCGAGGAGGAACCGGTGCAGGCGCCGCTCGGGCAGCCGGAACTCCAGATCGACGCCGACCGCCCGCGCGCCCGGCGCGACGACGGCCACGGCCAGACCATGGGCGTGGGTGACGGAACCCGGGTAGCCGTCGGGGAAGACCGGGGCGCCGCTGCGGCGGCGGCCGACCACGGTCGTCGCGCTGCCCGCGCGCCGGAGCACCGTCCCGGCCGCGGCACGGCCGGCCCGATGCTGCGCGGCGGTGCTGTCCGCGGGGGTGACCGGGACGCTCTCCAGCAGGACCCGCTGGGGACGCCCGGGGCCCCCGAGCAGCCATTCGCTCGGGGGCCCCGTGGCCGTCGGCCGCTCAGTCACCCGGCCCGGCCACCCGTTCGATGAACTTCACGACCTCCCGCTGGAACCACTCGGGCTCCTCGAGGAACGCCAGGTGGCCGCCGCGCGGCACGGTGACGGTCGTGGTGTCCGGGAAGAGCCTGGACATGTCCTCCACCGCGCTGGTGCTCAGCGAGAAGTCGTCGCCGCCCACGAAGAGCAACGTGGGCTGCTTCACCCGGGTCATGATGTCCGGATCCAGCGGCGCCTTCACCGACACCGCCAGACCGGCCCGCAGCGACTCCACGGTGTGGATGCCGAGGAAGTTCTGCTTACGGCCCATGAACCCGATCGGCCCGGCCGCCTCCACCGCCTCGTCGCCGGAGACCAGGGGGTACAACTGGTCGTAGAGAACGCCCAGTCCGTTGGTGTCGAGGGTCTTCAGCCAGGCTTTGGTGATCCTGCGCAGGCGCTGCGGCCCGTGCGGGCTCATCGCCGGTCCGGCCAGCACCAGCCCGTGGACCCGCTCGGGGTACGCCACGGCGAAGTCCCGGCAGACCAGGGTGGAGAACGAGGTGCCCACGAGCACCGCCTTCTCCAGGCCCAGGTGGTCGAAGAGGGCCTTCAGGTCGGTGATGTGGTCCTCCCACACCGGCTCGCCCACCTGGGGACCGGAGTCGCCCTGGCCGCGCAGGTCGTAGGAGGTCAGCCGCGCGGTCGAGGCCAGGCTCGCGGTGTACGACCGCCATGACTTGCGGTCCATGAAGAAGTTGTTGACAAGGACCACGTCGGGGCCGGATCCGCGTCGTTCGTAGGTGAGCGACACCTCGTCGTTCACCCGGACCATGCCGGTCTCGATGGCGTCGTCCACGGTCGTGTTGGTCATCGGTTCACCTCGGGCGGGAGCAGTCGGACGAAAGGGCGGCCCGATGGCCGGGCCGGACGGGCCGCGTTCCGCTGGGGTGCCGCGGCCGGGCGGCTCAGGCTGAATCCAGCAACGCCTCGGCGGCCGCTCGGGCGTCACCGAACCGTGTGGTCAGGGCGTGCACCCACCGTTCGAGGCCGAAAGCGCAGCAGCTGGTGGAGGCCGGCCGGCCGTCGGGCAGCGCGATGGCGCAGCGCTCCCCGAAGAAGTTCCGGTGGTAGTTGACGGAGCCGATGGCCAGCCCGTCGACGACGAACTCCTCCTTCACCGGGAACAGCCGCTGCATGGTGGCGCGCGACCCGGTGCGGTCGAAGAACGGGTCGGTGGCGACCTGCGTCTCCATCTTCAGCCCCAACACGTCGGCCAGCCCCAGCACCACCCCCTTGAACCGCTCCAGGTGGTCCGTGGCGCCCTCCGGCGTCCCGATGAAGACGATCTCGCGCATGGAGAATCCGAGCAGCCGGCGCAGGCCCTCGTAGTGCGTCTCGTTGCGAAAACAGGTGGCCGCCGTCGTGACCCGGTGCTCCTCCGCGGGAAGCGTCCGGCCCCGCAGGTCGAAGTAGACCGAGTAACACGCCGCCGAAGGCAGTGCGAGACCAGTGTCGTTCAGGACCGACGCGGGCAGCTCCCGCAGTGGCTCCTCGGCGCCGGCCCGCAGCTCCGCCAGCCGGCCCGGGTCGGCCGAGGCGGCGGCCAGACCCAGGTGCGGGAAGTTCTCGTAGTAGTCGATGTCCTCCAGATCGCCCGCCTGTATCAGGAACGGGTAGCGGCGTTCCTGGGCCTCCGCCTTCTGCGCCCAGGACAGCACCAGGGAATCGAACGCCCGCAGGAGACGGAGCTCGTCGGGTCCCAGGACACCGAGACCGGTGTCCGTCGTGCCTGTGGCGCCGGCCATCAGGTCGCCGCTCCGGCCAGGAACCGCTTCTCGATGGAGCGCAGCGTGCGGAAGTCGTCCACGTCGATCTCCTCGGGGTCGATGACCTCGCCGCTCAGCTCCTCCAGCAGGTAGAGGAACTCGACGAACGCCAGCGAGTCCACCGCGCGGCGGTCGATCAGGTCGTCGTCCAGGCCCAGCTCGCCCACCTCGGGGTTGCGCTGGTGGATGAAGTCGAGAATCTTCGAGATCTTGTCGTCGCTCATGCGGGGGTCCCCTGAACCTGAAGGCCGTTACGGGCGAGGAACTTTCGGGTGCGGTTGAGGATGCGGTCGTGCGCGGCGTGCCGTGCCGGGTGTTCCAGCAGCCGGCGCCGGAGCTCCAGCGGATCGGGCAGACCGGCGTCGCGGTAGACGGCGGGGTTGTACAGACTGCGGACGCTGTACTCGAGGTAGGACTCCAGGTATTTGGCGAGCACCGGGATGTCCTGCGGCCGGGTCTCCCTGACCTGCTCCAGGAGCTTGCCGAACAGGTGGCGGCCGAAGGCGACATGCCTGCTCTCGTCCTGATGGTGGACCCGGTTGATCTCTCGTGCGATCTCGGGGAGGGCCTGGTCCGTGGCCATGAGGGCGTTGAAGTGGTCGACGAGCTCCTCGAATATCAGGATGCGGGCGAAGATGACCAGCTCGGTCGCGGCGTCGCCCACCCCTTCGATCCGGTTCATGCCGACCTGCGGCACCGGCGGGTACACCTTCCCGCCGTACTTCAGGCAGAAGGTCCCGAAGAACCACATGTGCTCGTTCTCCTCGCCGATGAAGTGGTGCAGGAACTCCGACGCATCGGCGTAGGTCTTGGTGTGGATGCGCAGCACGACCTCGCTGAGGAGTTCGCGGATGCCATGTACGTTGAGGCTGAAGAAGTTCACCGCCTCGTGCCGCGTCAGCGCGAGCTGCTGTTCACGCGTCAGCGCGTCCCACTCCTCGGTCCCGGCCAGGGTGACGAGTTCCTCGCTCATCCACGGAAGGTCCTTCTCAAGGGTCTCCGGCCAGTCGAAGATCGTGTAGGGGTTGTAGTAGTCCGACTCCGCCATCGCTTCGAGCCGGTCCAGATCCAGCTTCACGGGCTTGACGGTGGTAGCCATGGGTAGACCTCTTTCTGCCGATTTGTGCTCGTCAGATCCGCTCGGCCAGGATGGACCAGACCGGAAGCTGGGTCCGCCCCTGGTCGTCGATCTCCACCTGTGTGCCGGTCTTCGCCAGGAAGCCCAGGGTCACCTCGGCCACGCCCCAGTAGGTGGTCCGGCGCAGCTCGGTGACCGACCACCCGGCCTCCTCCAGCACCTGACGGACCGTCTCCTCCGGCACGGACAGAGGCTCGGGCATACCGCCGGGGACCGCGGCGAAGCACAGCATGTCGAGCCACGCTCCGGGCCGGCCGGCCCGGTGGAGCGCGGCGGCGTACCGGCGACGGCCGTCCGCGTCCAGGGTGTGGAACAGCGCGCTGTCCAGGATCGTGTCGAACCGGTCCTCGAACCCGGCCAGGCTGGTGGCATCGGCGACGGCGAACTCGATGTCCGCGCCGCCGGCCCGCTCGGTGGCCTGCTCGATCGCCGCCGAGGCGGCGTCGACGGCCGTGACCCGATATCCGTGCGAGGCCAGGAAAATGGAATTGTCACCCAAGCCGCACCCGGCGTCCAGTACGTCGCCGCGTATTCGTCCGCGCCGCTCGAATTCAATCACACCCGGCTGCGCCTCGCCGATGTCCCAGGGTGCCCTGGTGATACCTGCGTCTCCCAGGAGTTCACCTCCGAGATAGACGGCGTTGAAGTCGGCGGTGGCGAAATCATAGGTCTCTTCCGTGTTTTCTTTCATGCGCGTCTCCCGGGGTGGAGGGGCCTTCTTCAGGCGCTGCCGAACCAAAGGGATTACCATACGGCGGTCCTGTGTGTAAGGCGCGGACCGAGCGGCGCCTTGGGTCATGATTGAGTATGGAGCGGTCGGCTCTGATCGTTGCCGGGCGGTTTGCGGAAGCGCTTGTAAGTGATCCGAGCAGCGGTGTTCAACTGAGGGAAATCCTCAGTCGCCCGGGGCGTACGCTATGCGATCAGCCGCTTCCGGTCGGGGCGTGCGGCACGGGATGTGCAATTCCCCTGTTTCGCCGGGTGAATGGCGCCCGCTTCCGGGAAGTGGAATGTCGAATTTCGTATCTGCGGCGCGTTCTTCCGGGTGGTCGCCCAGATGTCGTCCACGTAGGATGCCGTGGCGGAAGGGGTAAACGGCTGTCCGAAGCCGGAAGGCTCATCCCCGTCGGGGTGTCCGTGTCCAGGGAATCTGGAAAGGAAATGCCATTGCGCGGCTCAGGGAACTACTCCGAAATTTCGAATGCCGAGCTCGTGGGCAGGGCTGCCGAACTCCGGGAAGAACTCTGGAAGAACGCGGCTGATTCCGACCACGCACGCCGGCTGCCCGACGATCTCGTCGCCCGTGTCACCGCGGCCGGCCTGATCAGGCTCCTGACCCCCCGGCAACTGGGCGGCCACGAGACCCCGGTCCGTACCCTGCTGGAGGTCTGCGTCGAGCTGGGCCGCGGCTGCTGTTCGACCTCCTGGGTCACCGGTGTGCTGAACGTCGGGAACTTCGTGGTCTCGCTCTACCCCGACCGCACCCGCGAGGAGGTGTGGGCCGGTCACCCCGACGCCCGCACCGCACTCATCCTGGGTGCCCCTGTACGGACCGTGGAGAAGGCGGACGGCGGTGTCCGGGTCAGCGGTGAGTGGCCGTACGCGTCGGGGTCGACGCACGCCGACTGGATCGGCGGCCTCGTCCTCGCGGACACCGGCACCGGCCCCCAGCCGCACATGGCGCTGATGCCGGCCGCCGACGTGCGTATCCGGGACACCTGGCACTTCGTTGGCATGCGTGCCACCGGCAGCAACACCGTCGTCGCCGAGGACGTCTTCGTACCCGCCCACCGCCTCCTGCCGTACGGGCCGCTCCTTACGGGTCACACGGACGGGCTGGTCCCGGCGGACCGCCCCTATCGCTCCAGCCTGACCGGCGTGTTCATGGTCGGTCTGATCGGCTCGATGATCGGCGGCGCGAGCGCGGCCCTGCAGTACGCGCTGGAGCATGCGCCGACCCGCCGGGTGGCCGGCTCCACCTACGCCAGCCAGGCGGACTCGCCCGCCGCCCAGCTGGGTCTGGCCGAGGCGGCCACCCAACTCGACACCGCGGTGCTGCACGCCCGGCGGCTGGCCGACTCGGTGGACGACCACGCGAAGGCGGGCGAGAATCCGTCCCTGGACGTGCGGGCCCGGGCCCGGATGGACGCCACCCATGCCGTCCAGCGATGTCGCGTCGT includes:
- a CDS encoding MFS transporter, with translation MHKKWWTLLGVCGGTFMLLLDTTIVYVVMPDIQKDLEASFADLQWVIDGYALALAALLLTSGTIADRFGRKRLYSIGVVLFTLASLLCGMAQSPLMLVLARVLQGVGGSVMFATGLALLAGGFEGKERGMAFGVWGMVTGLASAIGPVAGGLISSGISWRGIFLINVPVGILVALIISLRVDEAKSPFARRLDWPGFVLLTAGLATLVYGLILAGEDGWSDSRALTFLIVGAVLLLAFLVVESRVEQPMFDLKLFRIPTFVGGSIAAFSMNGSLFAMFLFLAIYFQEVLQYSSLETGVRLLAASLSMLVASLVAGRVSAKIPARFLIGVGLLMVGAALLLMGGVDENTGWEHFIPGLVLGGVGAGLVNPPLASTAVGVVDFSRSGMASGVSGTFRQLGVSTGVAVLGSTFAVIISDRLRDGLAGVPGVGERSDQLAALVRGGETDQAVALVPEAQRETVKRLAVDGYVDGLNTLLTISAGLALLGGLLSLVLIRAADFQAAQAPKAPAPDADSPATVAAER
- a CDS encoding FAD-binding oxidoreductase, yielding MTPHPRTDAPWGDQAATSKLAGSVRGPVLAAGDDGYDEERVRYQTFRPHAPALVVGAVDDEDVRLAVEFAAAHGLPVGVQATGHSPALPARTGVLISTRRMNEVRIDPASRTARVGAGVTWQQVVTAAARHGLAPLSGSAPHVGAVAYTLGGGLGLLARRFGYAADHVRQISAVTVDGRLREIDADHEPELFWALRGGRDNFGIVTGMDVGLVPVERLYGGALYFDGSLAEEVMNAWLDWTTGVPEEMTSSLALVPLPDLPSLPPPLRGRYVVHVRIAFLGEAGEGERLVAPLRALGPRLADTVRILPYTESGTIHNDPVPPAGYSGTNAMLSGLDADAVRRVLSLTGPDAPVTSIVEVRQLGGAMGRAPEPANSVGNRNAAYLLAVLNRVTPETADTVQTAHTRLTDTLAPLTTGRSLNFLYGAHATPDQVAMAYSPDDYRRLQRLKAVWDPANLLRHNHNIPPADAPR
- a CDS encoding 4'-phosphopantetheinyl transferase superfamily protein, with translation MTERPTATGPPSEWLLGGPGRPQRVLLESVPVTPADSTAAQHRAGRAAAGTVLRRAGSATTVVGRRRSGAPVFPDGYPGSVTHAHGLAVAVVAPGARAVGVDLEFRLPERRLHRFLLDDTERELLWPDGGREQLRRLFAAKEAAFKALTDCHEAHGGLFWRVRLRSYGDGLWARAGGRYAVVHDVVTPAYAFAVAVGVGGSSGPWCPRTSADTRSDVAP
- a CDS encoding alpha/beta fold hydrolase produces the protein MTNTTVDDAIETGMVRVNDEVSLTYERRGSGPDVVLVNNFFMDRKSWRSYTASLASTARLTSYDLRGQGDSGPQVGEPVWEDHITDLKALFDHLGLEKAVLVGTSFSTLVCRDFAVAYPERVHGLVLAGPAMSPHGPQRLRRITKAWLKTLDTNGLGVLYDQLYPLVSGDEAVEAAGPIGFMGRKQNFLGIHTVESLRAGLAVSVKAPLDPDIMTRVKQPTLLFVGGDDFSLSTSAVEDMSRLFPDTTTVTVPRGGHLAFLEEPEWFQREVVKFIERVAGPGD
- a CDS encoding acyl carrier protein; protein product: MSDDKISKILDFIHQRNPEVGELGLDDDLIDRRAVDSLAFVEFLYLLEELSGEVIDPEEIDVDDFRTLRSIEKRFLAGAAT
- a CDS encoding diiron oxygenase yields the protein MATTVKPVKLDLDRLEAMAESDYYNPYTIFDWPETLEKDLPWMSEELVTLAGTEEWDALTREQQLALTRHEAVNFFSLNVHGIRELLSEVVLRIHTKTYADASEFLHHFIGEENEHMWFFGTFCLKYGGKVYPPVPQVGMNRIEGVGDAATELVIFARILIFEELVDHFNALMATDQALPEIAREINRVHHQDESRHVAFGRHLFGKLLEQVRETRPQDIPVLAKYLESYLEYSVRSLYNPAVYRDAGLPDPLELRRRLLEHPARHAAHDRILNRTRKFLARNGLQVQGTPA
- a CDS encoding class I SAM-dependent methyltransferase, with product MKENTEETYDFATADFNAVYLGGELLGDAGITRAPWDIGEAQPGVIEFERRGRIRGDVLDAGCGLGDNSIFLASHGYRVTAVDAASAAIEQATERAGGADIEFAVADATSLAGFEDRFDTILDSALFHTLDADGRRRYAAALHRAGRPGAWLDMLCFAAVPGGMPEPLSVPEETVRQVLEEAGWSVTELRRTTYWGVAEVTLGFLAKTGTQVEIDDQGRTQLPVWSILAERI
- a CDS encoding acyl-CoA dehydrogenase family protein is translated as MGRAAELREELWKNAADSDHARRLPDDLVARVTAAGLIRLLTPRQLGGHETPVRTLLEVCVELGRGCCSTSWVTGVLNVGNFVVSLYPDRTREEVWAGHPDARTALILGAPVRTVEKADGGVRVSGEWPYASGSTHADWIGGLVLADTGTGPQPHMALMPAADVRIRDTWHFVGMRATGSNTVVAEDVFVPAHRLLPYGPLLTGHTDGLVPADRPYRSSLTGVFMVGLIGSMIGGASAALQYALEHAPTRRVAGSTYASQADSPAAQLGLAEAATQLDTAVLHARRLADSVDDHAKAGENPSLDVRARARMDATHAVQRCRVVVEEIVSVYGSSAFDEANPLQRIWRDVGVGSRHAGFGMGVPQQAYGAALVGRNPRELTMML